In Saccharothrix syringae, the following are encoded in one genomic region:
- a CDS encoding MarR family winged helix-turn-helix transcriptional regulator has product MTQEPVDLDSSVGYALKQAATALRGAMDAALRPLELSVPQYSCLELLGQRPGLSAADLARGAFVTRQSMHAVLRGLEDRGLLARPTTAPHGRALPTELTEQGADLLRRASRVVAAVERRMLHALTADRAARLREDLAACAAAFDQPPVTPG; this is encoded by the coding sequence ATGACGCAAGAGCCGGTCGACCTCGACTCCTCCGTCGGCTACGCCCTCAAGCAGGCCGCCACCGCCCTGCGCGGCGCGATGGACGCGGCGCTGCGCCCGCTGGAGCTGAGCGTGCCGCAGTACTCCTGCCTCGAACTGCTCGGCCAGCGCCCCGGCCTGTCCGCGGCCGACCTCGCCCGCGGCGCCTTCGTCACCCGCCAGTCCATGCACGCGGTCCTGCGCGGCCTGGAGGACCGCGGCCTGCTGGCCCGCCCCACCACCGCGCCCCACGGCCGGGCGCTGCCCACCGAGCTGACCGAGCAGGGCGCCGACCTGCTCCGCCGCGCGAGCCGCGTCGTCGCCGCGGTCGAACGCCGCATGCTCCACGCGCTGACCGCGGACCGGGCCGCACGGCTGCGCGAAGACCTCGCCGCCTGCGCCGCCGCCTTCGACCAACCCCCGGTCACCCCGGGGTGA
- a CDS encoding maleylpyruvate isomerase N-terminal domain-containing protein, producing the protein MDLFTRSWAALRAAVAELPDEDFERPSGCAGWLVRDLVCHLVIDAQDVLITLVTPAEAEPTVDADGYWRLVEPPTGEDPLDALIPRLAAAYGEPRWLKFHLDDVGSAAGRAAGLADPAARVGTRDEVLTVGDYLSAYVLEWTLHHLDLGAHVPSVAAPPADALAAARAALERIAGGAFPASFSDADALLVGTGRREATGAERAALGEFGAGLPFVLG; encoded by the coding sequence GTGGATCTCTTCACGCGGTCTTGGGCGGCGCTGCGCGCGGCGGTCGCCGAACTGCCGGACGAGGACTTCGAGCGGCCCTCCGGCTGCGCGGGCTGGCTGGTGCGGGACCTGGTGTGCCACCTGGTCATCGACGCCCAGGACGTGCTGATCACGCTGGTCACGCCCGCCGAGGCGGAACCGACCGTCGACGCGGACGGCTACTGGCGCCTCGTCGAGCCGCCGACCGGCGAGGACCCGCTCGACGCGCTGATCCCCAGGCTGGCCGCCGCGTACGGCGAGCCCCGGTGGCTGAAGTTCCACCTGGACGACGTCGGGTCTGCGGCGGGGCGCGCCGCCGGGCTCGCGGACCCGGCCGCCCGCGTCGGCACGCGCGACGAGGTGCTGACCGTCGGCGACTACCTGTCGGCGTACGTGCTGGAGTGGACCCTGCACCACCTGGACCTGGGCGCGCACGTGCCGTCGGTCGCCGCGCCGCCGGCGGACGCGCTCGCGGCGGCGCGGGCGGCGCTGGAGAGGATCGCCGGGGGTGCGTTCCCCGCCTCGTTCTCCGACGCGGACGCGCTGCTGGTCGGCACCGGGCGCCGGGAGGCGACGGGCGCGGAGCGGGCGGCGCTGGGGGAGTTCGGGGCGGGGTTGCCGTTCGTTTTGGGCTGA
- a CDS encoding NmrA family NAD(P)-binding protein has translation MTTSTDADPDADPDAPILVTGATGRQGGATARRLLAGGRPVRALVRDPGAPAAVALAAAGARLVRGDFDDPASLAPALDGVAAVFGVPPVVRGTGAGAGLEAARGRALIDAAVRAGVRQVVFSTVAAMSRTSPGSGGKAEIEQYLHDRVALPTVLRPVRFMTNYLGVPVVGIDGLAGGVHRHLFPPHEPMQVIAVEDIAEFAALAFADPTRFAGRTLELAGDEPTPVAAAAAISAATGTPVRYEQLTDDEAAALGPEIAGTKARWEAGHRWHADVEALRVIHPGLRTLADWLAESGAAAIRDRLVQ, from the coding sequence ATGACCACCTCGACCGACGCCGACCCCGATGCCGACCCCGACGCCCCGATCCTCGTCACCGGTGCCACCGGCCGCCAAGGGGGTGCCACCGCGCGGCGGCTGCTGGCCGGGGGCCGGCCGGTGCGGGCCCTGGTCCGCGACCCGGGCGCCCCGGCCGCCGTCGCGCTCGCCGCCGCCGGTGCCCGGCTCGTGCGCGGCGACTTCGACGACCCGGCGAGCCTGGCCCCGGCGCTCGACGGGGTCGCCGCCGTGTTCGGCGTGCCGCCGGTGGTCCGCGGGACCGGGGCCGGGGCCGGGCTGGAGGCGGCCCGCGGCCGGGCGCTGATCGACGCGGCCGTCCGGGCCGGTGTCCGGCAGGTCGTGTTCAGCACCGTCGCCGCCATGTCGCGGACGTCGCCGGGGTCGGGCGGCAAGGCGGAGATCGAGCAGTACCTGCACGACCGCGTCGCGCTGCCCACCGTGCTGCGCCCGGTCCGGTTCATGACCAACTACCTCGGTGTCCCGGTGGTCGGCATCGACGGCCTCGCCGGCGGGGTGCACCGGCACCTGTTCCCGCCGCACGAGCCGATGCAGGTCATCGCGGTGGAGGACATCGCGGAGTTCGCCGCGCTGGCGTTCGCGGACCCGACCCGGTTCGCCGGGCGGACGCTGGAGCTGGCCGGTGACGAGCCGACGCCGGTGGCGGCCGCCGCCGCGATCTCCGCGGCCACCGGCACCCCGGTCCGGTACGAGCAGCTGACCGACGACGAGGCCGCCGCGCTCGGGCCGGAGATCGCCGGGACCAAGGCGCGCTGGGAGGCCGGTCACCGCTGGCACGCCGACGTCGAGGCGCTGCGCGTGATCCACCCCGGGCTGCGCACGCTCGCCGACTGGCTGGCCGAGTCCGGCGCGGCGGCCATCCGCGACCGGTTGGTGCAATAA
- a CDS encoding TetR/AcrR family transcriptional regulator — MRDTTAAPVERADARRNREIVLRTAARLFAEDGPDVSLGLVARRAGVGAGTVYRHFPSKDVLVEAVLADHVENLVAAADRWATRAAPGDALLGFLFEVIEKSTGRRHLCDALTADRSWPHAVLAAASRRFHEALDRLLRNAKRAGAVNADVRVDDLIALGVGGAALRSAHRDRARGTRLVWLLLDGLRAAPVTKDGSLRDTVPRDRHGTAGHCLECGTRLHVRATGRPPRYCGPTCRQRARRRRAAGMIDPR; from the coding sequence TTGCGTGACACCACCGCGGCACCCGTCGAACGCGCGGACGCCCGCCGCAACCGGGAGATCGTGCTGCGCACCGCCGCGCGGCTGTTCGCCGAGGACGGGCCGGACGTGTCGCTGGGCCTGGTCGCCCGCCGCGCCGGTGTCGGCGCCGGTACCGTCTACCGGCACTTCCCCAGCAAGGACGTCCTGGTCGAGGCCGTGCTGGCCGACCACGTCGAGAACCTGGTGGCGGCCGCCGACCGCTGGGCGACCCGCGCCGCACCCGGCGACGCGCTGCTCGGCTTCCTGTTCGAGGTGATCGAGAAGTCGACCGGCCGCCGGCACCTCTGCGACGCGCTCACCGCGGACCGGAGCTGGCCGCACGCCGTGCTGGCCGCCGCGTCGCGGAGGTTCCACGAGGCCCTGGACCGCCTGCTGCGCAACGCCAAGCGGGCCGGTGCCGTCAATGCCGACGTGCGGGTCGACGACCTGATCGCGCTCGGCGTCGGCGGTGCCGCACTGCGCTCGGCGCACCGCGACCGGGCCCGCGGCACCCGGCTGGTGTGGCTGCTGCTCGACGGACTGCGTGCCGCTCCTGTCACGAAAGACGGCAGTTTGCGTGACACGGTCCCGCGCGACCGTCACGGAACCGCCGGGCACTGCCTGGAGTGCGGCACGCGGCTGCACGTCCGGGCCACCGGGCGGCCACCCCGCTACTGCGGCCCGACCTGCCGCCAGCGCGCCCGCCGCCGCCGGGCGGCCGGCATGATCGACCCGCGCTGA
- the mptB gene encoding polyprenol phosphomannose-dependent alpha 1,6 mannosyltransferase MptB, translating into MILPPTMIGRVPRTAMSLPAVDLAAPAPPTPADLLRWTGFGGALLLTGSAWVGAGRPSPGVGTASLACGVAGVGLVVLSWVLLGRAIPDSRWLRWTLALWCAPLLLAPPLFSGDVFSYLAQGEIAARGLDPHAVGPASGLGAASEVVARVGVHWRDTPSPYGPLFGVVERLVARLSAGDPVTGVLLHRLVGLAGLALVVRAVPRLAARTGASPRAALWLGVLNPLVLWHLVAGAHNDALMLGLVLAGTVAALGERVVLGIALISLAALVKLPALAALAVVGTVLARRGGGGVGDLLRAGAGVVASFAVVAAAVSLSSGLGFGWVRALGTAGRVESWLAPTNWFGFLTGGIGSLFGARITQEMIAVGRVAGAALAVCGVAFVLLGQLRGRVDAVASLGLALGLVVVLGPVVQPWYVLWALVPLAACRLPTRAWTGLTGLVAVFAVLVPPQAGDFSGRVGQLVTGYAVGAALVGAVFLALREKSKVHV; encoded by the coding sequence ATGATCCTTCCGCCCACCATGATCGGCCGCGTGCCGAGGACCGCGATGTCGCTACCGGCGGTGGACCTCGCCGCACCCGCTCCGCCCACCCCCGCCGACCTGCTGCGCTGGACCGGGTTCGGCGGTGCCCTGCTGCTCACCGGCTCCGCCTGGGTCGGTGCGGGACGACCGTCGCCCGGCGTGGGCACGGCGTCGCTGGCCTGCGGGGTCGCCGGGGTCGGGCTCGTGGTGCTGTCGTGGGTGCTGCTGGGCCGGGCGATTCCCGACAGCCGGTGGCTGAGGTGGACGCTGGCCCTCTGGTGCGCGCCGCTGCTGCTCGCCCCGCCCCTGTTCAGCGGGGACGTGTTCAGCTACCTGGCCCAGGGCGAGATCGCCGCGCGGGGGCTCGACCCCCACGCCGTCGGGCCCGCCTCGGGGCTCGGCGCGGCCTCGGAGGTCGTCGCCCGGGTGGGGGTCCACTGGCGGGACACGCCGTCGCCCTACGGACCGCTGTTCGGCGTGGTGGAGCGGCTGGTCGCCCGGCTGTCGGCGGGGGACCCGGTGACCGGCGTGCTGCTGCACCGCCTGGTCGGGCTGGCGGGGCTGGCCCTGGTCGTCCGGGCGGTGCCCCGGCTCGCCGCCCGCACCGGCGCCTCCCCGCGCGCGGCGCTGTGGCTGGGCGTGCTCAACCCGCTGGTGCTCTGGCACCTCGTGGCGGGCGCCCACAACGACGCCCTGATGCTCGGCCTCGTGCTCGCCGGCACGGTGGCGGCGCTGGGGGAGCGGGTGGTGCTCGGGATCGCGCTGATCTCCCTGGCCGCCCTGGTGAAGCTGCCCGCCCTGGCGGCGCTGGCGGTGGTCGGGACGGTGCTGGCGCGCCGCGGGGGTGGCGGCGTCGGCGACCTGCTGCGGGCGGGTGCCGGCGTGGTCGCGTCCTTCGCGGTGGTGGCCGCGGCGGTCTCGCTGTCGTCCGGGCTCGGGTTCGGGTGGGTGCGGGCGCTGGGCACGGCCGGGCGGGTGGAGAGCTGGCTGGCGCCCACGAACTGGTTCGGGTTCCTGACCGGGGGCATCGGCTCGCTGTTCGGCGCGCGGATCACCCAGGAGATGATCGCGGTCGGCCGGGTCGCCGGTGCCGCGCTGGCGGTGTGCGGGGTCGCGTTCGTGCTGCTCGGGCAGTTGCGCGGGCGGGTCGACGCGGTCGCGTCCCTGGGGTTGGCGCTGGGCCTGGTCGTCGTGCTGGGCCCGGTGGTGCAGCCCTGGTACGTCCTGTGGGCGCTGGTCCCCCTCGCCGCGTGCCGGCTGCCGACGCGCGCGTGGACCGGGCTGACCGGGCTGGTGGCGGTGTTCGCGGTGCTCGTCCCGCCGCAGGCGGGAGACTTCTCCGGTCGGGTCGGTCAGCTCGTCACCGGCTACGCGGTCGGCGCCGCCCTGGTCGGGGCGGTGTTCCTGGCGTTGAGGGAGAAGTCGAAGGTGCATGTCTGA
- a CDS encoding glycosyltransferase, which yields MRVLFTCVGGPGHLNPLLPISRAVADLGHEVLWATTAGLRRPVEDAGFAHHLLGAAAAPAAPRPRGPLIPPDPRLVEEEVREHFVRRATRERWPHLRALVGDWRPDLVVCDEFDFAAVLAAEEADVPHASVLVTAAGLLVRPDVVGEALAEVRAGCGLPADPGLTALGRYLRLSPFPPSFPAPGAWRCGTEHAVRPPLPRRAGERPDWARVRPGAPVVYFTLGTEFGVESGDVFERVLAGLRELPVNLLMTVGRDIDPAGFGPQPAHVRVERYVAQDEVLPHCDVVVSHGGSGTVVGSLAHGVPGVLVPLGADQPANAERWVELGVGLALDAVAVTPADARAAVAEVLAGDGYRRAAERLRDELVALPGPGHAAALLDRVGRTRRPVTA from the coding sequence GTGCGCGTGCTGTTCACCTGCGTCGGCGGTCCCGGCCACCTCAACCCGCTGCTGCCGATCTCCCGGGCGGTCGCCGACCTCGGGCACGAGGTGCTGTGGGCGACCACCGCCGGGCTGCGCCGACCGGTGGAGGACGCCGGGTTCGCCCACCACCTGCTCGGTGCCGCCGCCGCCCCCGCCGCGCCCCGACCGCGCGGGCCGCTGATCCCGCCGGACCCCCGGCTCGTCGAGGAGGAGGTGCGCGAGCACTTCGTCAGGCGGGCGACCCGTGAGCGGTGGCCCCACCTGCGGGCGCTGGTCGGGGACTGGCGGCCCGACCTGGTGGTCTGCGACGAGTTCGACTTCGCCGCGGTGCTCGCGGCCGAGGAGGCGGACGTGCCCCACGCGAGCGTCCTGGTCACGGCCGCCGGGCTGCTGGTTCGCCCCGACGTGGTGGGCGAGGCGCTGGCGGAGGTCCGGGCGGGGTGCGGCCTCCCGGCCGACCCGGGGCTGACCGCGCTCGGCCGGTACCTGAGGCTGTCGCCGTTCCCGCCGTCGTTCCCCGCGCCGGGCGCGTGGCGGTGCGGCACCGAGCACGCCGTCCGGCCGCCGCTGCCCCGCCGGGCGGGGGAGCGACCGGACTGGGCGCGGGTGCGGCCGGGTGCGCCGGTCGTGTACTTCACGCTGGGCACCGAGTTCGGGGTGGAGTCGGGGGACGTGTTCGAGCGGGTGCTCGCCGGGTTGCGGGAGCTGCCGGTGAACCTGCTCATGACCGTGGGGCGGGACATCGACCCGGCCGGGTTCGGGCCGCAGCCGGCGCACGTCCGCGTCGAGCGGTACGTGGCGCAGGACGAGGTGCTGCCGCACTGCGACGTGGTCGTGTCGCACGGCGGGTCGGGCACCGTGGTGGGGTCTTTGGCGCACGGGGTGCCCGGGGTGCTGGTGCCGCTGGGAGCGGATCAACCGGCGAACGCCGAGCGCTGGGTGGAGCTGGGGGTGGGGTTGGCGCTCGACGCCGTCGCGGTCACGCCGGCGGACGCGCGGGCCGCGGTGGCGGAGGTGCTGGCCGGGGACGGGTACCGGCGGGCGGCGGAGCGGTTGCGGGACGAGCTGGTCGCGCTGCCGGGGCCCGGGCACGCCGCCGCCCTGCTCGACCGGGTGGGGCGGACCCGGCGGCCGGTCACGGCTTAG
- a CDS encoding VOC family protein, whose amino-acid sequence MATVTGPDFIALQVRDLDAAAAFYERHLGLRRAPAAPPGAVVFATSPVPFAVRVPLPGVDLDAAVPRPGTGVALWLRADDAGELHDELAGAGVPILAPPVVGPFGRTFTFADPDGYAVTVHDGA is encoded by the coding sequence ATGGCCACCGTGACCGGACCGGACTTCATCGCGCTCCAGGTGCGCGACCTCGACGCGGCCGCCGCGTTCTACGAGCGGCACCTCGGGCTGCGCCGCGCGCCCGCCGCGCCGCCGGGGGCGGTCGTCTTCGCGACCAGCCCGGTGCCGTTCGCGGTGCGCGTGCCGCTGCCCGGCGTGGACCTGGACGCGGCCGTGCCGCGACCGGGCACGGGGGTGGCGCTGTGGCTGCGCGCCGACGACGCCGGGGAGCTGCACGACGAGCTGGCCGGGGCCGGGGTGCCGATCCTGGCCCCGCCGGTGGTCGGCCCGTTCGGGCGCACCTTCACCTTCGCCGACCCCGACGGTTACGCCGTCACGGTCCACGACGGGGCCTGA
- a CDS encoding molybdopterin oxidoreductase family protein, with protein MADRISDIWGTRTPHARDTPWPVRVDLHLDRGLAEADVDRWVQSACVLCSNGCGCDIAVKDGRVVGVRGRAADVVNHGRLGPKGLYGSWQWNGADRLTRPLVRRGGELVETDWDTAMDLVVRRSKELLDEVGPLSHGFYTSGQLFLEEYYTLGVIGKAGLGTPHMDGNTRLCTATAAAAMKESFGSDGQPGSYTDIDSCDALFLFGHNMAETQTVLWARVLDRLAGPDRPVVVAVDPRRTRVAEAAVGSGGVHLAPLPGTNLALMNGLVRELITHGWVDRDWVAAHTLGYDGLAATVEPYTPEHVAKICRVDPDDVRRAARVFGTSDRVLSTVLQGFYQSHQATAASCQVNNLHLLRGLIGRPGCGILQMNGQPTAQNTREAGANGDLPGFRNWDNPEHVRELAELWNVDPLTIPHWAPPTHAMQIWRFAEQGSIRFLWISATNPAVSLPELPRVREILAREDLFVVVQDGFRTETAEYADVVLPAALWGEKQGTFTNVNRTVHLSDKAVEPPGEARSDLDIFLDYARRMDFRDRDGQPLIKWSDPEGAFEAWQECSRGRLCDYTGLSYAKLRGGSGIPWPCNDEHPDGCDRLYADGVFPTHPDVCEDYGHDLLTGGTTSPERYKAQRPDGRAFLKAADYSPPPEEPGDEYPFVVTTGRTAYHFHTRTKTGRSRQLRRAAPEPWAELSAHDAAALGVSEGDLVRVESPRGRVEAPARIGHGRDGVVFVPFHYGYWDTGDDGHTRAANELTPTEWDPVSKQPLFKVGAARVTRLADATGPAPAPTTTASAPHDPAGVPPTTGEDDVREDLAPTGPPPPPPTPDRTPNVLKG; from the coding sequence ATGGCCGACCGCATTTCGGACATCTGGGGCACGCGCACGCCGCACGCCAGGGACACCCCGTGGCCCGTCCGGGTGGACCTGCACCTCGACCGCGGCCTGGCGGAGGCCGACGTGGACCGGTGGGTGCAGTCGGCGTGCGTGCTGTGCAGCAACGGGTGCGGCTGCGACATCGCCGTCAAGGACGGCCGGGTGGTCGGGGTGCGCGGTCGCGCCGCCGACGTGGTCAACCACGGCCGGCTGGGGCCCAAGGGCCTGTACGGCTCGTGGCAGTGGAACGGGGCGGACCGGTTGACCCGGCCGCTGGTGCGGCGCGGCGGCGAGCTGGTGGAGACCGACTGGGACACCGCGATGGACCTGGTGGTGCGGCGGTCGAAGGAACTGCTCGACGAGGTCGGCCCGCTGTCGCACGGCTTCTACACCAGCGGTCAGCTGTTCCTGGAGGAGTACTACACCCTCGGCGTGATCGGCAAGGCCGGCCTGGGCACGCCCCACATGGACGGCAACACCCGGCTGTGCACGGCCACCGCGGCGGCGGCGATGAAGGAGAGCTTCGGCTCCGACGGCCAGCCCGGCAGCTACACCGACATCGACTCGTGCGACGCGCTGTTCCTGTTCGGGCACAACATGGCCGAGACGCAGACCGTGCTGTGGGCCAGGGTGCTCGACCGCCTGGCCGGCCCGGACCGGCCCGTGGTGGTGGCGGTGGACCCGAGGCGCACCAGGGTGGCCGAGGCGGCGGTGGGGTCCGGGGGCGTGCACCTGGCCCCGCTGCCGGGCACCAACCTGGCGCTGATGAACGGCCTGGTCCGCGAGCTGATCACCCACGGGTGGGTCGACCGCGACTGGGTCGCCGCGCACACCCTCGGCTACGACGGGCTGGCCGCCACCGTCGAGCCGTACACGCCCGAGCACGTCGCCAAGATCTGCCGGGTCGACCCCGACGACGTGCGGCGGGCGGCGCGGGTCTTCGGCACCTCCGACCGCGTGCTCTCGACCGTGCTCCAGGGCTTCTACCAGTCCCACCAGGCCACCGCGGCGTCGTGCCAGGTCAACAACCTGCACCTGCTGCGCGGCCTGATCGGCCGGCCGGGCTGCGGCATCCTGCAGATGAACGGCCAGCCCACCGCCCAGAACACCCGCGAGGCCGGCGCGAACGGCGACCTGCCGGGCTTCCGCAACTGGGACAACCCCGAGCACGTCCGGGAACTCGCCGAGCTGTGGAACGTCGACCCGCTGACCATCCCGCACTGGGCGCCGCCCACGCACGCCATGCAGATCTGGCGCTTCGCCGAGCAGGGCTCGATCCGGTTCCTGTGGATCTCGGCCACCAACCCGGCGGTGTCGCTGCCGGAGCTGCCGCGCGTGCGCGAGATCCTGGCGCGGGAGGACCTGTTCGTGGTGGTGCAGGACGGTTTCCGCACCGAGACCGCCGAGTACGCCGACGTGGTGCTCCCGGCGGCGCTGTGGGGTGAGAAGCAGGGCACGTTCACCAACGTCAACCGCACCGTGCACCTGTCGGACAAAGCGGTCGAACCGCCCGGCGAGGCGCGGTCGGACCTGGACATCTTCCTCGACTACGCCCGCCGCATGGACTTCCGCGACCGCGACGGGCAGCCGTTGATCAAGTGGTCCGACCCCGAGGGCGCGTTCGAGGCGTGGCAGGAGTGCAGCCGGGGCAGGCTGTGCGACTACACCGGCCTGTCCTACGCCAAGCTGCGCGGCGGCAGCGGCATCCCCTGGCCGTGCAACGACGAGCACCCCGACGGCTGCGACCGCCTCTACGCCGACGGGGTGTTCCCCACCCACCCGGACGTGTGCGAGGACTACGGCCACGACCTGCTCACCGGCGGCACCACCTCGCCCGAGCGGTACAAGGCACAACGCCCCGACGGCCGCGCGTTCCTCAAGGCGGCCGACTACTCGCCGCCACCGGAGGAGCCCGGCGACGAGTACCCGTTCGTGGTGACCACCGGCCGCACCGCCTACCACTTCCACACCCGCACCAAGACCGGCCGCTCCCGGCAGCTCCGCCGCGCCGCGCCCGAGCCCTGGGCGGAGCTGTCCGCCCACGACGCCGCCGCCCTGGGCGTGTCCGAGGGCGACCTGGTCCGGGTCGAGTCGCCGCGCGGCCGGGTCGAGGCCCCGGCCCGCATCGGGCACGGACGCGACGGCGTGGTGTTCGTCCCCTTCCACTACGGCTACTGGGACACCGGGGACGACGGGCACACCCGCGCGGCCAACGAGCTGACCCCCACCGAGTGGGACCCGGTGTCCAAGCAACCGCTGTTCAAGGTCGGTGCCGCGCGGGTGACCAGGCTGGCCGACGCGACCGGCCCGGCGCCCGCGCCCACCACCACGGCGTCCGCGCCGCACGACCCGGCGGGCGTGCCGCCGACCACCGGGGAGGACGACGTGCGGGAGGACCTGGCGCCCACCGGACCGCCGCCCCCGCCGCCGACCCCCGACCGGACGCCGAACGTGCTGAAGGGCTGA
- a CDS encoding DinB family protein, whose protein sequence is MGPFDVPLEDERTQLDAFVEEYRGAIEATLDGLTEEQARRRLVPSATTPLGLLKHVTWMQRVWFEECVGGTPRSELGLVPGPDDSFRLSADDTVASVTEAHRRACATARAVTAGLPLDAVVTGHRTGPRTLRWVYLQVLRELAHHCGHADILREQLLADRAKP, encoded by the coding sequence ATGGGTCCGTTCGACGTGCCGCTGGAGGACGAGCGCACCCAGCTCGACGCGTTCGTCGAGGAGTACCGCGGTGCCATCGAGGCGACCCTCGACGGCCTCACCGAGGAACAGGCCCGCCGCCGGCTCGTCCCGTCGGCCACGACCCCGCTCGGGCTGCTCAAGCACGTCACGTGGATGCAGCGGGTGTGGTTCGAGGAGTGCGTCGGCGGCACACCCCGCTCGGAGCTCGGCCTGGTGCCGGGCCCGGACGACTCCTTCCGGCTCTCCGCCGACGACACCGTCGCCTCGGTCACCGAGGCCCACCGGCGGGCCTGCGCCACGGCCCGGGCGGTGACCGCCGGCCTGCCGCTGGACGCCGTCGTGACCGGCCACCGGACCGGGCCGCGCACGCTCCGCTGGGTGTACCTGCAGGTCCTGCGGGAACTGGCCCACCACTGCGGGCACGCCGACATCCTGCGCGAACAGCTGCTCGCCGACCGCGCTAAGCCGTGA
- the lnt gene encoding apolipoprotein N-acyltransferase, whose translation MSDARVPGVRRYAAAAVAGVLLHVAFPPRVLWWTAVVAFAVLWWALRGARVRRAALLGFVFGLAFFLCHLVWIDDFLGRDFGPAPWLLLAAVMALFTAAACASVPLVARLPGAPVWAALLFVAQESARGRVPFNGFPWGRVAFGQVEGPYLPLAAVGGAPLVSFAVVVTGFGLAAWGGVRRAGAVLPLVAALAAAPLVGVDAQDGVRTVAAVQGNAPDVGLGLLDERDTLRRNHLRATADLADAIRAGGVPVPDLVVWPESATGTGERDPVLDRVVADLGVPTLVGALRRVGDREENAVVAWDPRTGAGEGYAKRELVPFAEHVPLRSLARLVTPFADAPDLRAGTRPGVLDVAGTRVGVAICYEVAYDAVLRESAALGARLFVVPTNNAWYGRGEMTHQQLAMARLRAVEHGRAAVVAAVSGVSAVVRPDGGVVRSSGMFTAETLVEAVPLRSGTTFATRWGGVLEALFAVAALVAGVTGPAVNRRRPPAPAGRRGPAPPPAPPPNPAR comes from the coding sequence ATGTCTGACGCGCGCGTGCCCGGCGTTCGGCGGTACGCCGCGGCGGCGGTGGCGGGCGTGCTGCTGCACGTCGCGTTCCCGCCGCGCGTGCTCTGGTGGACGGCGGTCGTCGCGTTCGCCGTGCTGTGGTGGGCGTTGCGCGGTGCGCGCGTCCGCCGCGCGGCGCTGCTGGGCTTCGTGTTCGGCCTGGCGTTCTTCCTGTGCCACCTGGTGTGGATCGACGACTTCCTGGGGCGCGACTTCGGTCCCGCGCCGTGGCTGCTGCTGGCCGCGGTGATGGCCCTGTTCACGGCCGCCGCCTGCGCATCGGTGCCGCTGGTGGCGCGGCTGCCCGGCGCGCCGGTGTGGGCGGCGCTGCTGTTCGTGGCCCAGGAGAGCGCGCGCGGGCGGGTGCCGTTCAACGGGTTCCCGTGGGGGCGCGTGGCGTTCGGGCAGGTCGAGGGGCCGTACCTGCCGCTCGCCGCGGTCGGTGGCGCGCCGCTGGTGTCGTTCGCGGTGGTGGTGACGGGGTTCGGCCTGGCGGCCTGGGGAGGGGTGCGGCGCGCCGGGGCGGTGCTCCCGCTGGTCGCGGCACTGGCCGCGGCGCCGCTCGTGGGCGTGGACGCGCAGGACGGCGTGCGCACCGTGGCGGCCGTGCAGGGCAATGCACCGGACGTGGGCCTGGGGCTGCTCGACGAGCGCGACACGCTGCGCCGCAACCACCTGCGCGCCACGGCCGACCTGGCGGACGCGATCCGCGCGGGTGGGGTGCCGGTGCCCGACCTGGTGGTGTGGCCGGAGAGCGCGACCGGCACGGGCGAGCGCGACCCGGTGCTGGACCGGGTCGTGGCGGACCTGGGCGTGCCCACCCTGGTCGGCGCGCTGCGGCGGGTCGGTGACCGGGAGGAGAACGCGGTCGTCGCCTGGGACCCGCGGACCGGCGCGGGCGAGGGGTACGCCAAGCGGGAGCTGGTGCCGTTCGCCGAGCACGTCCCGCTCAGGTCGCTGGCCCGCCTGGTCACCCCGTTCGCGGACGCGCCGGACCTGCGGGCCGGCACCCGGCCGGGTGTCCTGGACGTCGCGGGCACCCGGGTGGGCGTGGCGATCTGCTACGAGGTGGCCTACGACGCGGTGCTGCGCGAGAGCGCGGCCCTGGGCGCGCGGCTGTTCGTGGTGCCGACGAACAACGCCTGGTACGGGCGCGGCGAGATGACCCACCAGCAGCTCGCCATGGCCAGGCTGCGCGCGGTGGAGCACGGGCGGGCCGCGGTCGTGGCGGCGGTCAGCGGGGTGAGCGCGGTGGTGCGGCCGGACGGCGGCGTGGTGCGGTCCTCCGGCATGTTCACCGCGGAGACGCTGGTGGAGGCCGTGCCGCTGAGGTCGGGCACCACCTTCGCGACCCGGTGGGGTGGTGTCCTGGAGGCGTTGTTCGCGGTCGCCGCGCTCGTCGCGGGCGTGACCGGCCCGGCCGTCAACCGGCGTCGACCGCCCGCGCCGGCAGGTCGGCGAGGGCCCGCACCTCCGCCCGCACCTCCGCCGAACCCGGCGCGGTGA